Genomic DNA from Lactuca sativa cultivar Salinas chromosome 8, Lsat_Salinas_v11, whole genome shotgun sequence:
GTCGGATTCAAAGTCAATGTCAGATCCGCTGTGGTCTCTACCTTCTCCGATAATGGTGACCTTTCCTCCCCCTCGTTCTTCTATCATCTCTCACGTTCTTCGACACCACCACTCCAGCGGCTGTCACGCGTTGGTAATACTCTCTCTGGCTACCGCTTGCCACCACAAGAGTGGTGGTGCTatatatgttttgtatgtatgattgATACTTCAGCCAtgttattgtgtgtgtgtgtgtgcgtgtctCATTTGCCATAGCCTGTGTGTGGGTGAGTTGTCGGCTGGAAAATGCAAGAAGACCACCATatcagccaaccatggtggctacCGCCATGTTACTTCCTTTTGCCACCACCAGCCACTGTGtatgggtggttgtgtgtgtgataCAGTGTTTTTGTGCGTGTGTTTCAATTGTATGGGGCTACAGGAACGCTTTTGGCCAGAGACCCAAAGAAACACCCCACGACCACCTCCATGAAGTTGTGGCTGCTACCTCATGCCGCCACCAGCCGCTACTTTAGGGTGGctgtgtgcttgtgtgtgtgcGTTTGGACCCAAAACCAATAACTCCCGCCATAGGAATGGTGGTTGCCGCCTCCCGCCGCCTTCAACCACTGCCGACCACCACTTCCtaaggtggcagtgggtggtgcttgatttataaaaacacatatatttaattaattaactaattaactaatttatgagttgtaaaccctaattagggtttagaaagccCTAatgttatgaaaccctaatttggaagaTAGCGGGACCCGCATTGAAGCTATTTATCggacttaaaatattaattattaatccTTTGAAATTAACTTAACGCAATATTGAAattaatagattaagtccttaatgggttaagtaagaacacttgaccctaatcgtcattttatatggaaaccctaatttctcttgggccttgagttgggccttactATTAGGATTTAGTGATTGggctattaatgggccatccaagaacaagtttATGGACAAggaattattgggctttaggataagccTCATTGGacagatttgggcccaatttggaaaattgggccataagtgggtcATAATTGGGCCTTAacgattatgagatattggatcATCGAAATGCTAAGTGTATGGACCAGGATTTTTAATGggatttagggtaaggcccatgtaagggggtttgggcctaatttggaaaattaggccataaatgggccttggttgattatttggcttttgggccttcaagtgtgagtttgggccttggtcttggaccaagataggttaggggtaaaatggtccttttacaCTAAGTGTGTACTTATGGTTATATATtataacccaattattaattgggtgttgttttgatgattGGCAGTTTAgggatctgtcagccagcagccagGGATTTAttcgcgggacttcagcagtgcgaggtaagtctcctcactgtttgtatgggtctaaggcaccaatgctagcccatttagtttatgtatggtaggaagacccgggagttagccctaggcaatatggatgaaagaccaggaggtggctcctggcatactgtatgctattatgtatgaaagaccaggaggtggctccttgCACACTATATGCtgattagctaagtagagtagtatgtatgctagttgtctttgtgatgcttgcatggaagaccatgagatagctcttggcacttgtctgtgagACCTAGGGGTTGGCCCCcggcttggcaagaaagaccacatctcgtggcataatggcaagactatgtttagCACATAGCATCTATATTGATTATGATATACGTAtggctcatggttatgtatgacagtatgcgatttatgtgcttatatgctagacagtatccggttgaagagactgaaggggtaggccaacacctagatatgctaggcagtatgttgacatgtatggtatgtggtatatggggaactcactaagcttcatgcttacggtttacagttttggtttcaggtactcgttttcaaaggaaatgagtcggcttgatcgcatcgcatcacactatgttttccgcacatgagatctttgggattacactctgatatggttttatgataatatattttgagtattgacactttggttttgacatgagatattattatgattGTTTTTATATTGTTGGTTTTTCGTAATAACTTAATTAAGATGAaattttttggtcttgaattttgggatgttacactgcaATTCAGATCTTCCACACCACCAACATTATTCTCGTAGATAATTCCAAGTTCAGCTTTATTAGCTCAATCCGGAGTCTATGCTTCGAGATGTTCCAGCTGCGAGTGACGTATTGCGAACCCATAGCAGTCTACCAGTCTCTAGCTTTCACCCAATGTTTGATGAAGTCCAAGAGATCCTTGATGAGGCAGTCAAACCGAATAAAGGAGGAAAGAAAAGACGTGCAAAAGAGGGTCCATATGAACCTCCTCAAGCTCTGAAAAAGAAGAGGGTAAAGCAAGCGGCTCGCAGGCCATGAACGCCATCACCGACTAACCACGAAGACTCGCCGTCGAACACGGTTTCGGAGCTATctgtccaaggaggaactcaaaACGAATGTGATGATACTGTTGAATCTTCGCAACCACCAATCTTGCAACGAGTCTCGTCTAATCCTGAGGTAACTTTTGAGATTCCTACTTCTGTTCCAGTCAGCGATGAATTTTTCAGAGATTTCTTTGTTCCTTCTCCCACCTCTACTGTCACAAATCCTATTACCACTGCTCCTTGCCCACCGGTATCTATGGGTGTTTCGCAGACCCAAACCCCTTTATTCACAGATTCAACAGCCGCTACAACTGCTACCACTATTGAACCTCCGGTTTCCGTCAACGTATCTAATGCGGGGGCAGGTGCTTCAGGTTTCACTTTTAGTACTTCTACATCACCACCCTCACCTAGAACAACATAATACAttcaaaacaaagcataaaccatTAAATATAGCTCAAAAATATCCCCATTGGTTTATTGCTTTCTATTCTCTTCAAGGTTTCTCTACGAGATGCACGTCTGCTCGGTCAAAAGCCTATGTCCAAAGCTTCTTGTCAATAATTGTAGCTACCATACCGGTGAAAGCTTTCGCGACAGCTTCTTGTCAATAATTGTAGCTACCATACCGGTGAAAGCTTCTGGCGAGATGAACTCCCACTTTTGCTCACTAATTGGCTCAGTACTTGCACATGAGCCGGAACCTGAACCTGAACCTCCTCTTTGAGGGCTCATCCTCAACTAAAAAAAATCTACATGCAAATGATCAGAACATATCTAAGAATCCTCATCCCataggcttcctagattctccaagattctccccgattcgagtatggatcatgtgcttttagtagtacgggctcaatactaccttccacacctatccatactttcctcaagaactattCTAAATCCTCTAAGTCAGATTCTCAAATTGATACCCCGAAAACTCGCTACCCAACTCAACCAACCCTCTAAAGGCACTtcttaggctctcctaggttcccgacctcaccctacCCTCAGTTGCTGAAAGACTCCCACCAATGTCAACaaactacctcatgaatatagtcacatgcaacaaagatcagataatccttcgagtaaaagactcaaccctagaacgattgaaatcaaatgagagttgcgcaatagggtcaaattcatcactctgagattatttaacatgtgcaacatgtgacttaacatatgcACTTAATAGCTGGTCCACATctctaagagttccacaaagcacaaagcgagCAACATTcggacaatggaaaatctaaccaacatatcACTAATCAAGTCATTCTATCCAATCATATGAAaaccatactagcatgcaattctaaaagCTCAAACAAtaaggcatataaaggcatctctcctagcataaAATTAGGAGCAGATCCAtagccctagtctagcatgcaattctcatcatcatatcatataacataataaacatgtatgggtattctaggAACCACTTACTTAAGCTtagccgattgcacgcatcacacccctttctttgatCAGAAACccctttaataaaatatttacttTATGAAAAATTTACCaaaccctcaatttgagttcaagcACACTCGAGAGTatgtctaaatccctcaaaccaaggctctgacaccaacttgtaacgtcccgaatatcatagggtaaaattttcatttttaatataatcaaaacaccaattatcttttacttaaacatttaaaagtataacaTAGAAGAATAGTTATCAGAATgcaatcccaagatcacaaagtAGCGTAAAACATGGGTGTATACGCTGCAATCAAGCCGCACCCTTCCCTTTTGAacaagaagtacctaaaaccataaacaacaactataagcataaagcttagtgagttccccaaaatatcacataccatacatatcattcatttcatacatatcatacatacaatagaaggtgctatgtgccaacataggcttgccattatgccacaaatcgaatcatggtctttccttgtcaGGTCGGGGGCCCAACACCCTGGGTCTCATAgacaagtgccaggagccacctgcTGGTCTTTCATGAAAGCATCACAGAGACAACTATCATACAAACTATAACTAACTATCTACTTAACACCCAAGGTCCGAACCTTAGTCTTGCATATTGATTTGCCAAGAGCCATCTccgggtctttcatacaaatgccaagAGTCACCCCCTAGTCTTCCAATAACATAATCtaatgggctggcattggtgccttagacccatagtaTAGTGAGTAGACTCACCTCAAACCAAGATAACCGAATACTCGAACTGCTGCTACCGGAACCTTGCACTAACATCAATAAATATTATTCCATCAATAACTAATTTTTGACCCAATCAAGAATTCTAGACCAATGACCAACCTTcagggtaaaagtccattttaccctttttcttaTTTTTCCAAAATCCAAAGACCAATCCACTAGCATCAACAGCCAAAATTCCATATATGGAACCATAAGGCCCAATAGGGCCTAAatatccaaattgggcccaaatctatCATGGGCCTATCCCGAGAAGGCCTAATATCCTAAAAGGCCCAAAATATTCAATGCTCAATCCTGGTAAGACTTCAAGTCTTTAGTCCATGGTCAAAAGGTCAAAGGATCAAGAAAAACTCAACAGATTGAGTACACCCCGTGTACTCAgttagtacgcttagcatacgccCAAAAGACCCAGTACGAGCTGTGTACAaggaggtacgccccacgtatttGCTTAGCCCACAACCAACTTAGAAATTTCTTAATCCCTTAATCCAAAACATCAAATTCCCAAATCTAGCTCCTAAATCatgccttaatccataaagtcgctAACTTGAGCTTTTCCATGACTGAGTGGGTCCCAAATCCAAGTTCTTACTTTACAACTTCATCAAAGAGGTTAATACACATGCATTGGTTGATATTAACTATCAAGAACACATTTTTATGCATTTGGGACACCTAAAACATCCAGATCTAGTGTCCAACTCTTGAGACAAGCTCAAACTCATAACTACaaaccaaaagggaccaaaatgttCCATAAACCACCCGAAGCAAGATCTAACCAAAGAGATGACAAGATGAGAGATTTTTACCTTCAATAGGTTGCAAAAGATGAGAAActtttggatctacaagccccactCCAAAGGATGATTCTTCAACATGCTCTAAACTCTTCAAGATGCACAAAAACACTCCAAGATTCCTCACAAGGCTTAAGAACTCCAAAATGGTGGCTAAGGGTCGAATTTTAGGGTTAAGGAGGCTTGGAGGCTGGTAAGGGTCAAGACTCAAGAAGAAAATATGCTTAAATAGaggtaaaaccctaaaaatgaggGTTTCTAGCTGaatggagtacgccccgcgtaccccttAGTATGCCTGACGTACTCAAGGACCACCCACAATGCATTAAcccattacgcccaacatacttggTAAGTACACCCTGTGTACTCGACCAAGCTCCAAATCACATGAACTTCAGTTGGCCATAACTACATCGTATTAAGTCCAtttccaacgaactttatatACATGGAAAAGTGACGAGAATCCCTACACTTCTAACAACTCACCCTTGCCTTAGAACTTcccgaacaaaaatccaaaattcataaaggatCGAGCTACCAAATTACAATTATACCATTGGGCTCTGAAACAAAAACGAACACTTGGATTACTTAGTCTACAACCCCCATCCAAAAAGAGCCAATTCCTTCTTACCCAAGTCCCTAAGCCTTACGATATCCGAAAATCGGGCCACGACCCCGAATAATGAAACGATTCGAAACCGAGttttgttagggtgcaaagtcacgctAGGATGTATTTGTGCTTTACCCTTATTGATGTGTAGATAAtttgtctttcctataaataggaagtgagtgacactcatatTTAGAACTAGAAAAGGATCCCAGGCTTTTCCCGGGTTAGATAAAAATTTGAAAAAGGTTTTATTTACaaacaaaagcatttaaaaggatTTATTTAGGCCGAATGAAGAATATAGCGAAAGAAATTTAAATATGTACACATTATTATTTATAACAATCATCTTATGAGGGTTAAATGCAATAAAAAGTATAAATGAACCCTTTCATTCTTTACTTTGTCACAGGATCGACTATTTGAACATATTAGACATGTAAAAATTCCACCTTCGTGCCCTTGCCCTTGCTTTATATGCTTCTTTACCTGCAAATCTGTTTATCAAGATTAAAGGTCAATTATggaaaaagtaaaataaaactaCAGATAATATGAGAGTACTAAATTCTAAACTAACCAACTTCTTCCCCTCAACAATAACACGATCTTGAGAGCGAATGACACGTTTAATACCCTGTCTTTTCCCCTAATAATCATTACCTAATCCATCAGCAAAAAAGTAATGTAAAGAgtgctaattattattattattattattattattattattattattattattattattattattattattattattatattaaaattatcTATTGTTAGCTATAGTAATTTTAGTTTTCTAGCGGTGTATGAGCTTCTGAGCTGCTTTCCATCCCACTGTGTACCAAAATCTGAAATGAACATTCAAGAAGATGTTATACAGTGTCTTAATAAAATAAGGAAAATATAGAAAgagtgaaagtaggatgctactTATTGTATTTAGCCCTACAAGAATCTGTAACATCAAATTGCAAATATTACAGATTTAGGTTATGCTAAAATTAACCCAAGGGTAAATCCGTAAATATATCCAGGTAATGAGCTCACACCCTCTTTATGAGACCTTAATACCAATTGTGTTGCACTGTTGTTTGTGTAAAGGATAAAAGCATACATCAGTAACCTAATTTACAATGAAATTGTTAAATTTTTATAAAGTGATTCAATAAATTATTGCAATGTTGCCACCCAATTTCGTGTGCCTTTTTATGATGGTTAAGGGTTTTTAATCACATACATTGAGATAAGATGCTACAATTGCACATAGGTATCAGAAAAAAGATGTGAAAAATAACTTGAGGATAAAATGactaaaaactaaaaagtaaTATGTTTTTTAAGCTAAATAGGAATTTTTTATAATTCAATGATGTTTAGTTAGAACTTGGAACTATTTATGTTGAATATTGCTACATTGAGAATCTATGATTCAAGAATGTTATTCAAATAAGTGGTAGAGTTTGAAAAAGTCAAATGCATGGACTTTTCTCATAAAAGGTTGTAATAATCTATTTAACCTTATCTTCCAAAACATCAAGGAAaatcaaatttgttttttttttcttttgttgcaACAAAATTGATTCATTGTTCCCTGATGAATAGTAATTGTgagataaatataaatataatctAAATTAAGAATTTGTAAAGCATAGTACCTGAACCCCAGTATCCTTCATAAGCATCTACattgcaatttataataaaattttatattattaaacaaACAACTCTAAAGGGTAAAATAGTAAACTCCaatggagggagagagagagatagtcAGGTGAAACCTGACTAATGAGGTCCTATGCAGCTGCAGAAACTAACGGTTTTGAAGGaaacttcaaatctacttggctTGTCCTGCAAAATTGAGTCCAACAATCTGTATCAGATATATGACATGACAAACAATTTTTGTTTAGAACAGTTTCTGAACATATTACATACCTTGGAAGATATTTTACGCCAACCTATGGCTGATAACCTTTTCATGGAACAAAGCTTGGAAACTGGTACTTTCCCATGCAAAATATGAAATATGAAGACAACGACTTATGACTTTACCTAGAAGTGAGGTTATCAGGCCATATGCAAATACATCGGTTAATTTGTTTCCATATTCATATTGAAAAATACCAATTGTAAATCAAAATCTTCGATAATGTTAACTAAGTACAAATTAACAAAAAATTCCAACGACACGAAAGCATATTCCTGAAATTCAATCTGTTTTCTCGAATAATTTCAAGGAAAACAAAGGAAGATTGGAAAACACGACGAACCTGAGCGAGATTGGTAACTGCTGTTGCGTAAGAATTCGGCCCTCTTTCATGCTGATTGCGAATCACTCTCATCAACAACCAAAGGCAGAAAGGAGACGAAATGGGGGAGACGAAATTGGGAAAATTGCAAAAGGGGATACCTTGGTGTGTATTACTACTTCCTGTGATGACGGTAGCGAGAATTTGAGCGAACATATGTAGAAAAAGGTGGGGATGTGCGCCTATTATTCACCCATCATTCCGGCCGGTCGAACCATCTCTGCCGCCGGCCTCACCTGCTCCCCTCCCTAGTGCAATGGCAGTAGTTGTTGGTGTCGAACAACTAAGTAAGAGACAAACCCTAGAATATGAGAAAAAAGAAACCGACTCCACAAATGTGAATTTTCCATTTCTCCTGCCCGTTGTCCTCAATTATAATCACATACCTGAGATTAGCTGCACCGATCGGAAAATGAAGCAGATCGTAGGCGCTTATGTAGATAGATGAAGGAAATATAGGAGGTGAAGCGATGGGCAGTAGGGATCGGAATTGCAGAAGAATAAAATTAAAGGTATAGGATCAAACGCATGTCAACCGGTGTCAGAAACAAAAACGGAAGGAAGATGCACGTGTATAGGAAAAAAGGTGATTGTACGGGTGGGAGGCTTAAAGGTTAGCTGTGTAACAGGAGTAGGAAACGACTGAAAAAAACAAAGACAAGAAGAGGATAATAGAAGGGGAAATTTTGACAAAAATACTGTAGCTAACAATagataattttaatatatatatatatatatatatatatatatatatatatatatatatatatatatatatatatatatatatatatatatatatatacaaactcatttgtatatcctttctagatctaatatgagcttacacaaATTTATTTACTCATTGTGTTTTTGaatttacatgatgattcactagatcttttctaattccgcacatgtcatcataatcaacaccactacaagtTTTACACTAGATGTCTATATAATAATTCGTTATACAAGTATGACATACTTTCTTTTTCGTCATTAAACAATAAAAATAGTTGAGAAAATGGATGGACCATAAAATGATGATGTGAAGTGGGTGGGAGCCTtatcaatataaataaataaataaaatattataaaatgatACAAAATCTTTTTATTTAAGGTGAGAACAATTGTCAAATAAAACGAGAACGGAAGTAGGaatgattatttaaaattttcaaaaacaccaAAGTAGGGAtgattatttaatattttcaaaaaaacacACTACATTAACAATTCTAAGTAAATTACAAGGACCATCTTTGAAATTActatattatttatttgtttttgtttacCTACATGTGTACTTCAAACAAGAAAATGGGCATTTATTATCCATTTAATATAAGCCACTAACCTTAACGTAAATATACACATGTTGAGACACTTAATTCAGACCATGGTTCTAAAAGACAAGTTAATGCTTGTCAGGCGTGGAGTTGTCGTTACGAAAATGTTGAATATAGGTTTGTTAGGcatgacaccaaaaataatgtgtcAAAGCGTGCCTTATCATGTTGTGGCAAGAGTTTTTTTTGAAGGCGCAagtttttttctgttttttctgATCAGACCTAAAACAATTgagtttttgttaattttttcatATAAAGTGTTAATATAACATTTCGAAAAACatgatatatttgatataaatttatgattatgtaattatttatttttaatatatataaatcgtCTACTTCTGAAAAATATCATGGCTCGTCAAGACTTATCATGGCTTGATGTTTGACCTTGCCGGCCAAACCATGTCTCACGACATTTAGAACTCAGATTTGGACAAtacaatgtaaaaaaaaaaaacaaacaaacaaaacaaaaaatttgtTGAGAGTGAGATTTGAATTGACACCCAATTTAGACAAAATCCTTTATCAAACGCTTAAGACTAATTTTACCATGTCATTATTTGATTATATCATTGAACTTCGTTAATAATATCATTGTTTTTTAGGTGAACAATAatagtaaaaaaatatttttatactaatacaaaaaaaaaaaaaaaaaaaaaaaaaaaaaaaagagcaaCTGCACGAGACCCCTCGGACTTTAGCAAACTTGGTGTTAAAATGCTAATGTTCTAAAGGAATAAATAAATTGGGATAGTCTTAGGGCCTGTTTAATATAGGGTATAACCAATTGACATGTTTGATAAGGATTAGAAAATGAAGGACTCGTCCAACACGAGGATTCGGTCCAAGTTTTTCTACTGTTTCGGTCATTTCTTTGCAATCGACGGACTGGGAATAAAAGTCGATACTTCCCATTTTGCCCTACTATTTTTTTTCATGCCCTGTATTAATTGGTTTTCTTGAATTTAGTTATGGAGTAATAATGGTCAATTGTAAAGTGTAAAGCTTGAATTTGTGTTAGAGATATTTTAAACTCATGCAAGTTGTCATTGCTTGATTGAAGTAATTACTAATGTGTAGTGTTGGATACAGAACAGGGAAAGAAGGCGGCAATGGTGGCAAGAGGAAGAGGAAGATGATGATGAGTGGCTGATCGAGAAAAAATATTTGGTTGATTCTTTGTTACAAGTTTAAATGGTTGGAGATAGAGAAATGTCATGGTGTTGGGCGATGAGATCATCAATTCATCCCTTTACTCATATCAAGCCAATGATCCAAACAAAAGTTATAAatctttaatttatttattttttactgtAGGTTGAATgtgtttataaaaaaaactgTAATGTTATAAATTAAATGGTAAATCATAAAGgaattattataaaaatgttgTATGAGGGTAATGTAGTCATTTTACATAGTCAGTTAGATGCAAAATCAAACAATAAGTTTTAGTCAGAAGTTAACTTAGTCAGAACTTCTAACTCAGTCAGTTTTTAAGTCAGTCAACTCTAACCCAATTAGCAATTAGCAAACGACCCTTTAGTGACTGTCATACCCCAAATATGAAATCATTATTGTGGTAGTCTTTGTGACTGAAATACCGCCGATTTGTGACTGAAATACCACCGAATAGGAATGGAATGAAATTGGTAGTTTTGTGACAATAATACCAACGGAACTGTATTAGCAATAGCCTTGGTGGTGAATTACTACTCTTTGAGATGTGCATGGAATGTTTTGAGAAACATGATAAGTTACATTTTGTTATACAATGATTTTTATAATGTGATCCAAGTTTTACGAAAATGGTTTTATTCGTTATTATTGTATGTGTTATTAATGTGTTTTTAGGAACTAAAGTAGTTAGTAGTCAAGGTCTTTTGGAAATAAAGGAAATGACAATAGTCACTTTTGTATATCAGTAAACATATAGTGTAATATTGATCTTTGGATTATTAACTTTTAAAGACTTGATGTTTAAAATATACTATGTAACTATtgtataatattttataaaaaggaaAAAGTTGGGTATATTTTTGGTATTAAACTATGGGTGTTACAAATTACATATGCGGTTTCTATTCGAATCTTATTTTAATTATGGTTCGGGTTCAGTTCCAACAAGTATTTTGATCTCCTAATTGTTAGAGTCTAGAACCTGAACAAAAAAATCGAAAACCGAATTTATGAATGAGGAGGAACAAAAAACCAAACCGAATTATATATTTGGTTCTCAATCAGTCGCGGTTCAAACATGTATTTTGCTGGCTCCTAATTGTTAGGGTTTGGAATTTGATTCATTCGAACCCAAACCAAAAACACAAGAACCAAATTTATGGATATGAAGGAACCAAAAATCAAATCCAACTAATATTTTGCTCGCTTCTAGTTCTATATTTTGCTCACACTGTATTGACCTCTAAAATGGATTTGGAAATATTAGGACAAATCATGGAACCACTTTTTAATTCAAGGCACAACCTTTACACATCTATGAATGCGCTACTTTGACTTGTTATAGACTCGTAAAAGAAAAAGCAATTTTAGGACTCTtttttaacactttaaaacacaATTACTCATGCATAATCAAGATTTCTACTAATATTTTTTCTCAAAATTGGcaaaagtaaataaaataaaaccaaaaaaattatCTACAGACCTCTTCTTTTCTGGTTGATATCAGGCTCTAATTGCCACCAACGCCTCCCACCGTCTCCACCAGCGTTATTAACCGCCGCCGCCGCCGCCTTCCGCTTCCTAACATCCGCCGCCAAGTTCTCAACATGTTCACCCTCTGAATTCAACGGGAAGAAAGAgaactccttcttctgacccgaGTCAACATCATTGACCAAAGTCAAACCTTTTCCGCATCCGTAGCTACTGGAAACAAGACCCAATCTTAGCGATAAATCACATTCAACCGGAGACGATGGTGGTTGTTGTTCTTCACCAACGGTTTTATTTAGATTAAACCCAGAGAAATTCGTAAACGGAAGCGGCAAACGCTCATGACCCGTTTGGAAAACCGGTTTTCCGACGATTATCCGGTTTGAATCTTCATGGGTCGTCTGAAATCCCGTTATCGGGTTTCGAGGTTGAAAATGGACGCCATAGTATAATGGGTACACCGAAGATGAAGCTACAGAAGCTTGATTTTCCATTAATGGTGGATAAAACGAGGGACCAGAAGTGGAAATTTGTATTTGATTTCGAGTGTCGATAGTTTTGGGCGATTTAGCATCAGGAGCTTGGTTTCTTGGGCTTAAATAGCTTCGGGTG
This window encodes:
- the LOC111878259 gene encoding uncharacterized protein LOC111878259, which codes for MPRPGPRPYECVRRSWHSDRHQSIRGSIIQQIFRVVHENHSTSTKKNREWQEKLPLVVLKSEEIMYSKANSEAEYIDPDTLWDRVNDAINTIIRKDESIETGEFLPPCVEAALNLGCVPERTSRSQRNSNTRSYLSPRNQAPDAKSPKTIDTRNQIQISTSGPSFYPPLMENQASVASSSVYPLYYGVHFQPRNPITGFQTTHEDSNRIIVGKPVFQTGHERLPLPFTNFSGFNLNKTVGEEQQPPSSPVECDLSLRLGLVSSSYGCGKGLTLVNDVDSGQKKEFSFFPLNSEGEHVENLAADVRKRKAAAAAVNNAGGDGGRRWWQLEPDINQKRRGL